In Corynebacterium matruchotii, a single genomic region encodes these proteins:
- a CDS encoding WYL domain-containing protein, whose product MSFYYQRTSASDYTERWMDPWGIVTNRDRLYLVGHDLDRDAPRSFRITRISELEILNPETTDLEPYGPFHEPPPDTNLQQLVINQLRQGMTLVDATLTIEPGKADVLRSRAHQTRRHLQTHRRRRRLAHPTSRRTSPSRNRHRTPRNSHPNHQPPPQGTHHGQA is encoded by the coding sequence ATCAGCTTCTACTACCAACGCACCTCCGCCAGCGACTACACCGAACGCTGGATGGACCCCTGGGGAATCGTCACCAACCGCGACCGCCTCTACCTCGTCGGCCACGACCTCGACCGCGACGCCCCCCGCAGCTTCCGCATCACCCGAATCAGCGAACTCGAAATCCTCAACCCCGAAACCACCGACCTCGAACCCTACGGACCCTTCCACGAACCACCACCAGACACCAACCTCCAACAACTCGTCATCAACCAACTCAGACAAGGCATGACCCTCGTCGACGCCACCCTCACCATCGAACCCGGCAAAGCCGACGTCCTCCGCAGCCGCGCCCACCAAACCCGACGGCACCTACAAACTCATCGACGTCGACGCCGACTGGCTCATCCGACAAGCCGTCGCACTAGCCCCAGCCGCAATCGTCACCGAACCCCAAGAAATAGTCACCCAAATCATCAACCTCCTCCACAAGGAACCCACCATGGCCAGGCCTAA
- the tatA gene encoding Sec-independent protein translocase subunit TatA, translating into MPGVWEWVIIAVVVIIFFGANKLPDAARSLGRSMRIFKSEVKELNKENNTTTTNTETPTTPDTTDTPKKDQA; encoded by the coding sequence ATGCCCGGAGTATGGGAATGGGTCATCATCGCCGTCGTCGTCATCATCTTCTTCGGAGCCAACAAACTCCCCGACGCCGCCCGCTCACTAGGCCGCTCCATGCGCATATTCAAATCAGAAGTCAAAGAACTCAACAAAGAAAACAACACCACAACCACCAACACCGAAACCCCCACCACCCCTGACACCACCGACACCCCCAAAAAAGACCAAGCCTAA
- a CDS encoding trypsin-like serine protease: MLSSLVRVHTPTGYCSGVLIDPYFILTARHFLRHRTAGDMFVFGDHWNRKVSGWIDLATTDISVLRLARPIMEADHPAITPTPLPTAASLPPLTRGTPTISYGMGGGKPQQRPGTIWFKFPQVIGKNYHTRVRHALVIRQPNNPAIPATPADQSWSTTS; this comes from the coding sequence ATGTTGTCTTCTTTGGTACGGGTCCACACCCCAACCGGCTACTGCTCCGGCGTACTCATCGACCCCTACTTCATCCTGACCGCCCGCCACTTCCTCCGCCACCGCACTGCCGGTGACATGTTCGTCTTCGGCGACCACTGGAATCGTAAAGTTTCCGGCTGGATAGACCTCGCCACCACCGACATCAGCGTTCTCCGGCTCGCCCGCCCCATCATGGAAGCCGACCACCCCGCCATCACCCCCACTCCCTTACCCACAGCCGCATCACTACCCCCGCTCACCCGCGGCACCCCCACCATCAGCTACGGCATGGGCGGTGGAAAACCCCAACAACGCCCCGGAACCATATGGTTTAAATTCCCGCAGGTCATCGGGAAAAACTATCACACTAGAGTGCGGCACGCACTCGTAATCCGCCAACCCAATAACCCCGCAATCCCGGCGACTCCGGCGGACCAGTCATGGTCAACAACCAGCTAG
- a CDS encoding M24 family metallopeptidase, whose translation MSDSVSVSTYSGRLRRAQELCSRRGLAGLVLGPGEQLAYLTGLRFDTHERFSALVVPAVGEIRLVLPVVDRDVTPEERLEIKVETWVDGSSPYDLVPTGRIGVGAELVASHVLRLMPGRELVSATEVLAELFVSKEKLELEELRRAGKAIDRVHAQVPQLLRPGRTERKVAADLSRLILEEHEKVDFVIVGSGPNGANPHHEFSDRILGLGDMVVVDIGGSLQSGYHSDCTRTYVVGGPGAVPRMYRVLYDAQAAAVRTVRPGVTAESVDAAAREVISAAGFGEFFIHRTGHGIGLSLHEEPFIVAGNTMELLPGMAFSVEPGIYIPGKCGARIEDIVAVTEDGCELMNNRPRELL comes from the coding sequence ATGAGTGATTCAGTTTCGGTATCGACGTATTCGGGTAGGTTGCGGCGGGCGCAGGAGTTGTGTTCCCGCCGGGGGTTGGCGGGGTTGGTGCTTGGCCCGGGGGAGCAGTTGGCGTATTTGACCGGGTTGCGGTTTGATACGCATGAGCGGTTTTCGGCGCTGGTGGTTCCGGCCGTGGGGGAGATCCGGTTGGTGTTGCCGGTGGTGGATCGGGATGTGACGCCTGAAGAAAGGTTGGAAATCAAGGTAGAAACCTGGGTGGATGGTTCGTCGCCGTATGATTTGGTGCCGACTGGTCGCATAGGAGTGGGGGCAGAATTGGTTGCGAGTCATGTGCTAAGGCTGATGCCGGGGCGGGAGTTGGTGTCGGCCACGGAGGTGCTCGCAGAATTATTTGTGAGTAAAGAGAAACTAGAACTTGAAGAATTACGGCGAGCTGGCAAAGCAATCGACCGCGTGCATGCACAGGTCCCGCAGTTGCTGCGTCCGGGGCGCACTGAGCGGAAGGTTGCAGCGGATCTTTCCCGGCTTATCCTTGAAGAGCATGAAAAAGTTGATTTCGTCATCGTGGGCTCTGGGCCAAACGGTGCGAATCCGCATCACGAGTTTTCGGATCGCATTCTTGGATTGGGGGATATGGTGGTGGTTGATATTGGAGGTTCGTTGCAGTCGGGTTATCATTCGGATTGCACGCGCACGTATGTTGTGGGTGGCCCCGGCGCGGTTCCGCGCATGTATCGGGTGCTTTACGACGCCCAGGCGGCCGCGGTGCGGACGGTTCGCCCGGGGGTGACGGCTGAGTCGGTGGATGCTGCCGCCCGGGAGGTGATTTCGGCGGCTGGTTTTGGGGAGTTTTTCATTCACCGGACGGGCCATGGGATTGGGTTGTCGCTGCATGAGGAGCCGTTTATTGTGGCGGGAAACACCATGGAGTTGTTGCCGGGGATGGCGTTTTCTGTCGAGCCGGGAATTTATATTCCGGGGAAGTGTGGGGCCCGGATTGAGGATATTGTGGCGGTGACTGAGGATGGGTGCGAGCTCATGAATAATCGGCCACGGGAGTTGTTATAA
- a CDS encoding bifunctional cobalt-precorrin-7 (C(5))-methyltransferase/cobalt-precorrin-6B (C(15))-methyltransferase: MTEPHVQIRSDVDDSAVTDNAVSVVGLSAMGMSELGATAVAVLRDADVILGSWRQLNLLSDDITAERRPWPSPMLPALNRIFGELSGKKIAVLASGDPMFHGIGSTLRRKFPHMSIVVYPHVSSASLACARLGWAVNRTGVYSLVNQVVESLVLPIEAGQPFLVLGRDDKTPMEICQLLVSMGQPDARVEILNDLGSKVEAHSVGSAAQPPQVVSVLNVIAVVPQRQGWARTPGLPDSAFSHDGQLTKSHIRALTVAALAPREGETLWDIGGGAGSVAIECLRATNTGKAVCFEADEIRRGRILKNARKLGVAHRLAVQGAAPDNYTSVPDNPDVIFIGGGLTMLGVFADAWNRLKVGGRMVINAVTIESEQQLWQLKQRYGGELVRLSVAKEHRIGSFAAFQPALPVTQWVATKQPTVT; the protein is encoded by the coding sequence ATGACCGAACCACATGTCCAGATTCGTAGTGATGTTGATGATTCCGCTGTAACCGATAACGCTGTATCCGTAGTGGGGTTGTCGGCGATGGGCATGAGCGAGTTGGGGGCAACCGCGGTGGCTGTGTTGCGGGATGCGGATGTCATTTTGGGGTCGTGGCGGCAGTTGAATCTGTTGTCGGATGATATTACGGCGGAGCGGCGGCCGTGGCCGTCGCCGATGCTGCCGGCGCTGAACCGGATTTTTGGGGAATTGTCGGGGAAGAAGATAGCGGTGTTGGCCAGTGGGGATCCCATGTTTCATGGTATTGGTTCGACGTTGCGTCGTAAGTTTCCGCATATGTCTATCGTGGTGTATCCGCATGTGTCGTCGGCGTCGCTGGCGTGTGCCCGCTTGGGGTGGGCTGTGAACCGCACGGGGGTGTATTCGTTGGTGAATCAGGTGGTGGAGTCGCTGGTGTTGCCGATTGAGGCGGGGCAGCCGTTTTTGGTGTTGGGGCGGGACGATAAGACCCCGATGGAGATTTGCCAGTTGTTGGTGAGTATGGGGCAGCCGGATGCCCGGGTGGAGATTCTGAACGACTTGGGGTCGAAGGTGGAGGCGCATTCGGTGGGGTCGGCGGCGCAGCCGCCCCAGGTGGTGAGTGTGTTGAATGTGATTGCGGTGGTGCCGCAGCGGCAGGGGTGGGCCCGCACCCCGGGGTTGCCGGATTCCGCGTTTTCGCATGATGGCCAGTTGACCAAGTCGCATATTCGGGCGTTGACGGTGGCGGCCTTGGCGCCGCGGGAGGGGGAAACCTTGTGGGATATTGGGGGTGGGGCTGGCAGCGTGGCGATTGAGTGTTTGCGGGCCACGAATACGGGCAAGGCGGTGTGTTTTGAGGCGGATGAGATTCGTCGGGGGCGGATCCTGAAGAATGCTCGAAAATTAGGAGTGGCACACCGACTGGCGGTGCAGGGTGCAGCGCCGGATAATTACACGTCGGTGCCAGATAATCCGGATGTGATTTTCATTGGTGGCGGGTTGACCATGCTGGGAGTGTTTGCGGATGCGTGGAATCGCCTAAAGGTTGGGGGCCGGATGGTTATTAATGCGGTCACGATTGAGTCGGAACAGCAGCTATGGCAGTTGAAACAGCGCTATGGTGGTGAATTGGTGCGGTTGAGTGTGGCGAAGGAGCATCGGATTGGTTCGTTTGCCGCGTTTCAGCCGGCGCTGCCGGTCACCCAGTGGGTGGCCACGAAGCAACCGACTGTGACGTAA
- the cobM gene encoding precorrin-4 C(11)-methyltransferase, which produces MTVYFIGAGPGAADLLTLRADRLIRTCDMCLYAGSIVPDEVLAHTPEGAEVINTARMPLEEIIATIIRADSEGKNIARLHSGDPTLYSAVAEQIRRLTEAGIAYEIVPGVPAFSAAAASLGHELTVPTVGQTVILTRVSGRASAMPEGEDLPTLGASGATMVIHLAAHDIRRVVAELTPNYGPDCPVAVVAFASRPAEVIVRGTLADIAEQVELAGITRTAVIIVGRVLQATEFPDSFLYSDDRPRDDEGRTIPCMH; this is translated from the coding sequence ATGACCGTGTATTTTATTGGTGCCGGCCCGGGCGCGGCGGATTTGTTGACGCTGCGGGCCGATCGGCTGATTCGTACGTGTGACATGTGTTTGTATGCGGGTTCGATAGTGCCGGATGAGGTGTTGGCGCATACCCCGGAGGGGGCGGAGGTGATCAATACTGCTCGCATGCCGTTGGAGGAGATTATAGCGACGATTATTCGGGCGGATTCTGAAGGAAAGAATATTGCCCGCCTGCACTCGGGCGACCCCACATTGTATTCAGCTGTCGCAGAGCAGATACGGCGGCTGACAGAGGCGGGGATAGCTTATGAGATTGTGCCAGGGGTGCCGGCGTTTTCGGCGGCTGCGGCGTCGTTGGGCCATGAGTTGACGGTGCCGACGGTGGGGCAGACGGTGATTTTGACTAGAGTGTCGGGTCGGGCGTCAGCCATGCCGGAGGGGGAGGATTTACCCACGTTGGGGGCGTCGGGGGCCACGATGGTGATTCATTTAGCGGCGCACGATATTCGCCGGGTGGTGGCGGAGTTGACGCCGAATTATGGACCTGATTGTCCGGTGGCGGTGGTGGCGTTTGCTAGCCGCCCGGCGGAGGTGATTGTGCGGGGCACGTTGGCGGATATTGCGGAGCAGGTGGAGTTGGCGGGGATTACCCGCACCGCGGTGATTATTGTGGGTCGGGTGTTGCAGGCGACGGAGTTCCCGGATTCGTTTTTGTATTCCGATGATCGGCCGCGTGATGATGAAGGGCGTACTATACCGTGCATGCATTAA
- a CDS encoding cobalt-precorrin-6A reductase, which produces MHALILGGTHEGRELARLLVDAGWYVTSSLAGRVAAPRLPVGEVRVGGFGGPAGLTRWLMGSQIDVIIDATHPFAERISYSAAEAANATGVPLIALHRPAWTPEPRDKWILVQSMAEAARIAAQQFHHVFLTIGRQQLAPFADDPHNLYVIRAVEPPQVVLPKRNRVILSRGPFTVADEKKLMRDNQIDCVVTKNSGGELTRAKLVAARELGITVIMVQRPQLPKVKTVVHTPAEVLQMLSDSV; this is translated from the coding sequence GTGCATGCATTAATTTTGGGTGGTACTCATGAGGGCCGGGAGTTAGCCCGGTTGCTTGTCGACGCTGGGTGGTATGTGACTAGTTCGCTTGCTGGTCGGGTTGCGGCGCCACGCCTGCCGGTGGGGGAGGTGCGGGTTGGTGGTTTTGGTGGGCCTGCCGGTTTGACCCGGTGGCTTATGGGTAGTCAGATTGATGTGATTATTGATGCCACTCACCCGTTTGCGGAGCGGATTTCGTATTCCGCGGCGGAGGCCGCGAATGCTACCGGGGTGCCGCTGATAGCATTGCACCGGCCGGCGTGGACGCCGGAGCCGCGGGATAAGTGGATTCTGGTGCAGTCCATGGCGGAGGCGGCTCGGATTGCGGCCCAGCAGTTTCATCACGTGTTTTTGACGATTGGCCGGCAACAGTTGGCTCCGTTTGCTGATGATCCGCATAATTTATATGTGATTCGGGCGGTGGAGCCGCCGCAGGTGGTGTTGCCGAAGCGGAATCGGGTGATTTTGTCCCGTGGCCCGTTTACTGTGGCGGATGAGAAGAAGCTGATGCGGGATAATCAGATTGATTGTGTGGTGACAAAAAACTCCGGGGGCGAGTTAACTCGTGCGAAGTTGGTCGCCGCCCGGGAGTTGGGGATTACGGTGATTATGGTGCAGCGCCCCCAGTTGCCGAAGGTGAAAACGGTGGTGCACACCCCGGCGGAGGTGCTGCAGATGCTGTCAGATTCTGTTTAG
- the cobJ gene encoding precorrin-3B C(17)-methyltransferase produces the protein MTQPPTGTLIGVGVGPGDPELLTIKAVKAIQTADVIAFHARPGGVSAAKTIATNYLSDNHELELLEYPVTTGIVDHPGGYAGAMADFYLEATTRLAAHLAAGKTVAVLTLGDPMLYSSYQHLHRVLAEQFPSTIIPGIPSITAAADALGQPLCEEEEILTVLPGTLDQVVLTARLRDTDCAVIMKLGRTFPKVKQALIDAGVADKAYVVVRASMTDETIIPVLAADPETIPYFAVAVVPSTGGIDATDAIPAGDKPRGEVVVVGLGPGSPQWITPEATMELAHATDIVGYSTYVNRVPHRAGQKRHSSDNKVEAERAAMALDLAKRGRRVAVVSSGDPGVFAMAAAVIETADDDQWRDVPVRIVPGMTAAQAVASRVGAPLGHDFGMISLSDRLKPFEVVENRVRALAGADMAFAVYNPASKERRDQVAILKKIVAEYQAPTTPVIVARAVGSNHEQVTVTTLADFDPSVVDMQTMLIIGASTTRTYQAGVGTDEGGVKRVFTSRRYG, from the coding sequence ATGACACAGCCACCTACCGGTACCCTCATCGGCGTTGGGGTTGGGCCCGGCGACCCCGAACTGCTCACTATCAAAGCGGTCAAGGCCATCCAAACCGCCGACGTGATCGCCTTCCACGCCCGACCCGGTGGAGTATCCGCCGCGAAAACCATCGCCACCAACTACCTCAGCGATAACCACGAGCTGGAACTGTTGGAATACCCCGTCACCACCGGCATTGTCGACCACCCCGGTGGCTACGCCGGCGCCATGGCGGACTTCTACCTGGAGGCCACCACCCGGCTTGCCGCCCACCTGGCGGCCGGCAAAACCGTGGCCGTCCTCACCCTGGGCGACCCCATGCTGTACAGCTCCTACCAGCACTTGCACCGGGTGCTGGCGGAACAATTCCCCAGCACCATCATCCCCGGCATTCCCTCCATCACCGCGGCCGCCGACGCGCTCGGCCAACCTTTGTGCGAGGAAGAAGAAATACTCACGGTGCTGCCAGGAACCCTGGACCAGGTGGTTTTGACCGCCCGGCTGCGGGACACCGACTGCGCCGTCATCATGAAGCTTGGGCGAACCTTCCCCAAGGTGAAACAGGCCCTCATCGACGCCGGTGTGGCCGACAAAGCCTACGTTGTGGTGCGGGCCAGTATGACCGACGAAACCATTATCCCGGTGCTAGCCGCCGACCCGGAAACCATCCCCTATTTCGCGGTGGCGGTCGTGCCCTCCACCGGGGGAATCGATGCCACCGACGCGATCCCCGCCGGCGATAAGCCACGCGGCGAAGTCGTGGTTGTGGGCCTGGGTCCGGGCTCCCCCCAATGGATCACGCCGGAAGCCACCATGGAACTCGCCCACGCCACCGACATTGTTGGCTACTCCACCTATGTCAACCGGGTGCCGCACCGGGCCGGCCAGAAACGGCATTCGTCGGACAACAAGGTGGAGGCGGAACGGGCCGCCATGGCCCTGGACCTGGCCAAACGTGGTCGGCGGGTGGCGGTGGTGTCCTCCGGGGACCCCGGGGTATTCGCCATGGCCGCGGCCGTGATCGAAACCGCCGACGACGACCAATGGCGGGATGTGCCGGTGCGGATCGTGCCGGGCATGACCGCGGCCCAGGCGGTGGCGTCCCGGGTGGGCGCCCCGCTCGGGCATGACTTCGGCATGATCTCCCTCTCGGACCGGCTAAAACCATTCGAAGTGGTGGAAAACCGGGTGCGGGCACTCGCCGGCGCCGACATGGCGTTCGCCGTGTACAATCCAGCGTCCAAAGAACGCCGCGATCAAGTGGCCATCCTCAAGAAAATCGTGGCGGAATATCAGGCTCCCACTACCCCCGTTATCGTGGCGCGGGCGGTGGGTAGCAACCACGAACAAGTCACCGTTACCACTCTTGCTGATTTCGATCCGTCCGTGGTTGACATGCAAACCATGCTCATCATCGGCGCCTCAACCACCCGCACATACCAAGCGGGTGTGGGCACTGATGAGGGGGGAGTGAAACGGGTCTTTACTTCTCGACGATATGGCTAG
- a CDS encoding precorrin-8X methylmutase, with amino-acid sequence MFEYLTDGNEIYRQSFALIRAEADLGAFTPDQAQVAVRMIHAAGQTDLARDIEFSPHLVTAARMALAVGKPILTDVFMVHSGITRTRLPHNNEALCFLRDDRVPGLAKQLGTTRTAAAVELWEPHLDGAVVAIGNAPTALFHLLNWLLADPARPRPAAILGIPVGFVGAAESKQALASAATAVGTEFLTVHGRRGGSAITCAAINALATEKEILEQS; translated from the coding sequence ATGTTTGAATATCTCACCGACGGTAATGAAATCTACCGCCAGTCCTTTGCCCTCATCCGCGCCGAGGCCGACCTTGGCGCGTTCACCCCGGATCAGGCGCAAGTTGCCGTGCGCATGATCCACGCGGCGGGGCAAACCGACCTGGCGCGCGACATCGAGTTCTCCCCACACCTGGTGACGGCCGCCCGGATGGCGTTGGCCGTGGGCAAGCCCATCCTCACGGATGTGTTCATGGTGCACTCTGGCATCACCCGGACCCGACTCCCCCACAACAACGAGGCACTATGTTTCCTCCGCGACGATCGGGTTCCGGGATTGGCGAAACAGTTAGGGACCACCCGCACCGCCGCCGCCGTGGAGCTGTGGGAACCCCACCTCGATGGCGCGGTGGTGGCCATCGGCAACGCCCCCACCGCCCTGTTTCACCTCCTGAACTGGTTACTGGCGGACCCGGCCCGCCCCCGCCCTGCCGCTATCCTCGGCATCCCCGTGGGATTCGTTGGGGCGGCGGAATCGAAACAAGCACTCGCTTCCGCCGCCACGGCGGTCGGCACCGAATTCCTTACCGTCCACGGGCGTCGAGGCGGCTCGGCCATCACCTGCGCCGCCATCAACGCCCTCGCCACCGAAAAAGAGATCCTAGAACAATCATGA
- a CDS encoding precorrin-3B synthase yields the protein MSTMTSLISAPDRTRGDICPGAFKLHHATDGSIGRVRFPGGHVRPQQWADIARIATELGDGNIHVTTRGNMQFRGVTQDQEFGCVVTQAGFVPSQPHDKIRNIIASPLSPELWPLVDALDAALLATDATAGLSGRTLFGIDAGDGAIISQEPDFAARKVGDRYQLVLGGAPQHVTVSESDVPEVLAFAAAWWQAHRGDAWRLHETPEDISLILADIAEAFAVDKLDELPAVPETTAAPIGWIDNDHGRVTLGAGLRFGFFPAAVAAMLATLGAETTITPWASLVIHDLDESHAEAAIKALAPLGLIFDADSPWLRITACTGLPGCAKSKSHTHDDAVALMNSDNIPDGLVHFSGCDRRCGHPRVAHTEYLAVAEGEYLITHQR from the coding sequence ATGAGCACCATGACTTCCCTTATTTCAGCCCCAGACCGCACCCGAGGCGATATTTGCCCAGGTGCATTCAAACTCCACCACGCCACCGACGGCTCTATCGGGCGGGTCCGCTTCCCCGGCGGCCACGTGCGACCTCAACAATGGGCCGACATTGCCCGCATCGCCACCGAACTCGGCGACGGCAACATTCACGTCACCACCCGCGGTAATATGCAATTCCGCGGCGTCACCCAAGACCAAGAATTTGGGTGCGTGGTCACCCAAGCCGGTTTTGTCCCCTCCCAGCCCCACGACAAAATCCGCAACATCATCGCATCTCCCCTGTCCCCTGAACTTTGGCCGCTTGTCGACGCCCTGGATGCAGCCCTCCTGGCCACCGACGCAACCGCCGGCCTGTCCGGCCGCACCCTTTTCGGCATCGACGCTGGGGATGGGGCCATCATTAGCCAAGAACCCGACTTCGCAGCCCGCAAGGTTGGTGACCGCTACCAACTGGTGTTAGGCGGAGCCCCCCAACACGTCACCGTCTCCGAGTCGGATGTGCCGGAGGTGCTCGCCTTCGCTGCTGCCTGGTGGCAAGCCCACCGGGGTGATGCGTGGCGGTTGCACGAAACCCCCGAGGACATCTCCCTCATCCTGGCAGACATTGCCGAAGCGTTTGCCGTCGACAAGCTGGATGAGCTGCCCGCCGTGCCGGAAACCACCGCCGCACCCATCGGCTGGATCGATAACGATCACGGGCGCGTCACCTTGGGCGCCGGGCTGCGGTTCGGGTTCTTCCCCGCCGCCGTCGCCGCTATGCTCGCCACCTTGGGTGCGGAAACCACCATCACCCCGTGGGCGTCACTTGTCATCCACGACCTTGACGAATCCCATGCCGAAGCCGCCATTAAGGCGCTCGCCCCGCTCGGACTTATTTTCGACGCGGACTCCCCCTGGCTGCGCATCACCGCCTGCACCGGGCTCCCCGGGTGCGCGAAATCCAAGTCGCACACCCACGACGATGCTGTGGCCCTCATGAACAGTGATAATATTCCCGATGGCCTGGTGCATTTCTCCGGCTGTGATCGCCGGTGTGGGCATCCCCGGGTCGCCCACACCGAATATTTGGCCGTTGCCGAAGGCGAATACCTCATCACCCACCAACGATAG
- a CDS encoding FxsA family protein yields MRASVIFGYVLVETLVFYAVAKWLGVGTALLLLLGVFFGGFLVALWQMSRLGRLAQRRGLSPRDSSRLLGDMGLVAAGTVGVALPGFVSSVVGLVLIVPVTRAVVRRVVAKRLQERISVAGARSFARVYQSRPRTSYGSFGGQSAPIVVDESEIVEWSKSVKPEDFAGPRGSSDNDSGKDVKG; encoded by the coding sequence ATGCGAGCTTCTGTGATTTTTGGTTATGTTCTTGTTGAGACGTTGGTGTTTTATGCGGTAGCGAAGTGGCTGGGGGTGGGTACTGCGCTGCTGCTGCTTTTGGGGGTGTTTTTTGGGGGATTTTTGGTGGCGTTGTGGCAGATGTCGCGGTTGGGTCGGTTGGCGCAGCGTCGGGGGTTGTCGCCGCGGGATTCGTCGAGATTGCTTGGTGATATGGGGTTAGTGGCCGCCGGTACGGTGGGGGTGGCGTTGCCGGGGTTTGTGTCGAGTGTGGTGGGGTTGGTGTTGATTGTGCCGGTGACGCGGGCTGTGGTGCGTCGAGTGGTGGCGAAGCGGTTGCAGGAGCGGATTTCGGTGGCGGGGGCCCGGAGTTTTGCGCGGGTGTATCAGTCGCGGCCGCGGACGAGTTATGGGAGTTTTGGGGGCCAGTCGGCGCCGATTGTGGTGGATGAGTCGGAGATTGTTGAGTGGTCGAAGTCGGTGAAGCCGGAGGATTTTGCTGGTCCGCGGGGTTCGTCGGATAATGATTCGGGTAAGGATGTGAAAGGATAG
- a CDS encoding polyprenol monophosphomannose synthase codes for MKTLVIIPTYNELQNLPLITSRVRAAAPEVDILVVDDNSPDGTGEAADKLAAEDSKIHVLHRAGKGGLCGAYVAGFRWGLEQDFDVLCEMDADGSHAPEELHRLLEQIALGADLVIGSRYVPGGKVVNWPKQRWVLSKGGNVYISVALGAGLKDMTAGYRAFRRQVLETVDLDELSNAGYIFQVDMAWRVVQEGFDVREVPITFTERAIGESKLDGSFVKDSLLEVTKWGIRHRKQQVTGLAREMRRLGAKGIQNWRKKHMI; via the coding sequence ATGAAGACATTGGTTATTATTCCCACCTATAATGAGCTGCAGAATTTGCCGCTCATTACGTCCCGGGTGCGGGCTGCCGCCCCGGAGGTGGATATTTTAGTGGTTGATGATAATAGCCCGGATGGGACGGGGGAGGCCGCGGATAAGTTAGCGGCCGAGGATTCGAAGATTCATGTGCTGCATCGTGCCGGTAAGGGCGGGTTGTGTGGCGCCTATGTGGCGGGGTTCCGGTGGGGGTTGGAGCAGGATTTTGATGTGTTGTGCGAGATGGATGCGGATGGGTCGCATGCGCCGGAGGAGTTGCATCGGCTGTTGGAGCAGATTGCGTTGGGGGCGGATTTAGTGATCGGGTCCCGGTATGTGCCGGGCGGCAAGGTGGTGAATTGGCCGAAGCAGCGGTGGGTGTTGTCGAAGGGCGGCAATGTGTATATTTCGGTGGCGTTGGGGGCGGGTTTGAAAGATATGACCGCCGGCTATCGGGCGTTTCGCCGTCAGGTGTTGGAGACCGTGGACCTGGATGAGTTGTCGAATGCCGGCTATATTTTCCAGGTGGATATGGCGTGGCGGGTCGTGCAGGAGGGGTTTGATGTGCGTGAGGTGCCGATCACGTTCACGGAGCGGGCGATTGGGGAATCGAAGTTGGATGGTTCGTTCGTGAAGGATTCCTTGTTGGAGGTCACAAAGTGGGGGATTCGGCACCGGAAGCAGCAGGTGACGGGGTTGGCGCGGGAGATGCGCCGGCTGGGGGCGAAGGGGATTCAGAATTGGCGGAAGAAACACATGATATAG
- a CDS encoding RNA polymerase-binding protein RbpA — protein MADRVLRGSRMGAVSYETDRDHDLAPRQMVRYKTETNEVFEVPFAHDAEIPGEWLCKNGQVGILMEGEGIEAKPSKPARTHWDMLRERRSIEDLDILLEERIEQLRKRRRNAARLLKQQQQEEAAAAAAAEQ, from the coding sequence ATGGCAGATCGTGTTCTCCGTGGTTCCCGTATGGGGGCGGTCAGCTACGAAACTGACCGGGACCACGATTTAGCACCCCGCCAAATGGTGCGCTACAAAACCGAAACCAACGAAGTATTCGAAGTCCCCTTCGCTCACGACGCCGAAATACCCGGCGAATGGTTGTGCAAAAACGGGCAAGTGGGCATTCTCATGGAGGGCGAAGGCATCGAAGCGAAACCCTCCAAACCCGCCCGCACCCACTGGGATATGCTCCGGGAACGCCGCAGCATCGAAGACCTCGACATTCTCCTGGAAGAACGCATCGAACAACTACGCAAGCGGCGCCGCAACGCCGCCCGCCTACTGAAACAACAACAGCAAGAGGAAGCAGCAGCGGCCGCAGCAGCAGAACAATAA